GGTCGAGGGCGCCACGGTGAGCCTCCTGACGAAGGGCGGACGCCAACTGGACCGCGTCACCTCCCTCGCCGACGGCTCCTACATCCTCGCGGTCCCGGCCCCGGGCACCTACCTGTTGTCGACGACGGCACCCTCGTACGCCTCGCGCGCCCGCCAGGTGACGATCGCGGCGGATCCGCTGGTGTTCGACGTGGAGCTCGCGGAGGGGGAGATGGACGCCGTGAACTGACGCGCCGGGCGTACCCCCGCACCTCCCCGCACCTCCCCTCACACCCCCCGCGCCGGTCCGCCGTTCGGGTGACCGGTGCGGGGATCCCGCCACCGAGGACCCGGCGCGGTTCTACGGTCCCTCGTGATCCCGGTCGCACGGTGCCGCCGGGGCGGACCGGGCGGAACGGGGAGGGGCCGATGGGGTTGCGGGGGAAGGAAGTGTGGCGGGACGCGGTGCCGAGTGCCGCGGGCGGGCTGGTCCTGGACCTGTGCGAGGAGCTGATCGACGGCCACGCGCGGCGCCGGGGCCCGATGCCCGTCGTCGTCGTGCACGCGGCCCGGGAGGACTCGGACGGGGAGCACGACGGCGCGGTGCGGGAACTCGTCGAGCTGGTGCACCGGGCCCAGAAGCCGCGCTGGCTGCTGTGCCGCAGCGTGGACCCGCCCGTCGGCCCCGACGCCCCGCCGGACCGCCCGCCCGGCGACGTCACCCGCCTGGACGACCGGACGTTCGCGGCGACGACGGCGCTGGTCAAGGACGTGGCCGACGGGCCGTGGGAGAACCACCACCGCAGCCAGTACCGCCCGTACCGGATGCCCAGGTCACGGCTGATGGCCGCCCTCGACCAGGCCCTCGAGCAGGCCTTCGCCCACGCCCTCGCCCAGTCGGCCGACACCGACGCGGCGCCGCCCCCGCCGCCGGACCCGCGTGCGGTCGTCGCCCGGCTGGCGCGCCGCCGCTGGCAGCCCGCCCGGAGCGAGTCCGAGGGCTTCTGGCGGACCCTGGGCGCGACGCTCAGCCCGGCGACGGTGCTGGGCGCGGCGGCCGTCGCCGTCCTCGGCGTCCTCGCCTCCAAGCTCGGCGCATGGGCGCTCGCGGGCATGGCGCTGGCGATCCTGCTGCCCGTGGCCGGGCACCTGATCCGGCGCCGGCTGCCCCCGCTGTGGCTGGGCTCGGGCTGCCGCTGGTTCGCCACCACCACGTTCCCGGTGACGCGCAGCACCGACGCCGCCTCGGTCTGGTCGCTGTGGCAGCCCGGGCCGTCCCGCGACACGCTGGAGGAACGGGCCGTCGAGGTGGTCCGCCAACTGCTCGCCGCCGCCGCGACCGGTGACACCGGGGAGGCGTCCCGCACCCGGGAGTCGGCCCGGCAGTTCTGTCTCCAACTGCGCACCCTGGCCCTCCTGGAGGACCTGCGCGAGAACCACCGCCCCACCTGGGACCTCCGCCACCGCAAACGCACCGTCCCCCCGCTGCTGCTCATCCCCCGCGCCACCCGGGCCAACGGCGCGCTGCCCTTCCTGCGGGCCGTCAGCGACGTACGCAGCCGGCGCAGCGAGCAGGATCCGCTGCTGGTCGTCGCCGGCGTCGCCCACGCGGACCTGGCCGACCTGCGCGAACGCACCCCGCTGCCGCTGCCCGCCCCGGGCACCTACCGCCAGCCGGCCCGGCTGTACGAGGCGTGGGTGACCCGCAGCCTGCGCACCGGCCAGGCCCCGAGCATGAACGCGGCCCTGCCCTGGCTCCTGCCGGTGGCCCTGACCGGGGGCCTCCTCGACCGGTACGACCCCGACGCCGAGATCAACGAACGCAGCACCCACCGCGTACGGCGCAGTCCCTGGCTGTTCTGGTCGCGCTGGACGCTGGTCACCGCGTGCGTCCTGGCCACGACCGGCGCCGGCGGCTACTACGGCTATCTGCACCGCAACTACTGCGGCGATCCGGCGACCCTGCTGAGCCGCGACCTCGTGCTCACCCCGGACGAGGAGTGCGTCGGCGTGTTCGCGGACTACCCGCTGGAGGTCGACGACGACGCCCCCAAGCTCAGCAGCGGCGGACAGAAGATCGGTCTGACGGTCCTCCAGGACCGCATCACCGAGGCCAACGACGCCGTGGACACGCGGCAGCCGTACATCACGGTGGTCTTCGCGGGCGCGCTCACCGCGCGCTCGACGGCGGAGGGCGCGGACGACGTCCTGCGCCAGCTCGCCGGTGTGTACCTGGCCCAGCGCCACTTCAACGACTCCCACGACGCGCTCCGGATGCGGGTCCGGATCGCCAACGGCGCGCAGGGCATGGCCGCCCAGGCGGAGATGGCCGAGAAGATCGTCGAGTACGCCCGCCGGGACCGCAGCGTGGTCGGCGTGGTCGGCATGGGCATCCACGAGAAGAGCAGTGAGGACGCGCTCCGCACCCTGATGAAGGCGGGCCTGCCGGTCGTCGCCACGACCAACTCGGCCACCCACCTGGCCGAGAAGTTCTACAACTACGTGAGCCTGGCGCCCACCAACAGCGAACAGGCGTCGGCCCTGGTGGCCACACTCCCGCCCCCGGCGAAGAACGGGCCCGCCGAGCACGCCGTGGTCCTGCAACCCGGGGAGGAGGACGGGGCGGAGGGCGGCGCGTACTCGTCCTACAGCGCCGACCAGGCGGCGTCCGCGAGCGCCGCGCTGAAGGCCGCCAAGTTCCAGGTGGAGAGGGTGAGTTACCGGACCTACGGCGACGGCGGCGAGTTCACCGGGGCCGCGCAGAAGATCTGCGACGGTGAGATCCACGTCGTCCATCTGGCCGGCCGGTCGACCGACATCGAGTCCCTGATGTCGGCGCTGCTGCACAACGGCTGCGGCGCGAAGAACCCGGTGACCGTCCTGTCCGGCGACGACATGACGAAGATCCGCTTCAGGGACAAGAGCATGGAGTTCCCCACCGGCACCCGGCTGCTCTACGCCTCCCTGACCTACGAGGAGGCGCTCAAGTCCGGGGCCGTGTACGGCGCCGCGCAGAACGCGTTCGGCATGAAGCACAAGCCCGCCTGGAACGACGGCCTCTTCACCGACGGCTTCGCCGCCCTGTCCTACGACGCCGCGTTCGCCCTGCACGAGGCCGCCCAGAAGTCCGACGCCCGCGCCAACGGCGACGCCTTCGCGGTGCTGGCGGCCCTGCACTCGGTCGAGCTGACCGACGTCCTCACCGGGAACATCAGCCTCCGCAACGCCGACGACCGCCACCCGGACCGCCGCGGCCACGGCATCGGCCTCTACGAGGTCACGCAGTCGGCCAAGGGAGCCCGCCTCACCGTCAAGTGCCTGGACGGCCGCCGCTCGGGCGAGGCCCCACCGCCGGAACAGGCTACGTGCGGGAAGAAGCCGGAGGAGTAGCCGGGGGAGAGGCCGGAGGCGTAGTGGGTGTCGTCGCGGCCTTCTTCGCGGCCTTCTTCCTGGGGTCCGGCAGGGCGTTGGTCATGCCGGGCAGGAAGTCCGTGAACAGGTCGTGCACTTCCAGTACGAGCGGCCGCAGCACCCGGAACCGGGCCAGCGCCACGCCCCGCGCGGTGAGGCGCGCACCCCGTCCGGCCAGCCGGTAGCTGCGCTCGCGGCCCTCCGTACGGTCGTAGATCCAGTACATGACGAGGCCCATCTGGGAGAGCCACATCAACTCGGGCAGCACCTCCCGCAGTTCCTCCGGCACCTTCGCCTTCGAACCCGCGAGCACCTCCTTGTGGACGGCGATGGCCTCCACGCGCGCGTGCTCCGACTCGGTGGAGAAGGGGCTCAGCGGGCTGTCCGGATCGGCGGCGGTCTTGAAGAACTGCACCGCGAACTCGTGGTACGGCGTGGCCACGTCCAGCCAGGTCCGCAGCACGCCCGCGAGCCGCGCCTCCAGGCTGGTCTCCCGCGCCAGGATGCCCCGGACCGCCTCCCGGTGCTCGGCCGCGAGCCGGTCGTAGAAGCCCTGGATCAGGTGTTCCTTGCCGGCGAAGTAGTAGTACGCGTTGCCGACCGAGACCCCGGCCTCCTGGGCGATGGCCCGCATCGTCGTCTTGTCGTAACCGCGCTCCTGGAACAGCCGCATGGCCGTCTCCAGGATCAGCGCACGGGTCTGCTCGGACTTGGACGCGGGAGCGCCGCCAGGGGACTCCTGAAGCTCATGGGTCTCATGGGTCTCATGGGTCGGGGGTTCGGCCTCGGCTGGACCGTTGTTGTTCGCGGGCACGGAAGGAGCCTAACGAGTGGAGCAGGCGCCGTCGGCACAGGTGGGCGGAGCGTAGCTCCAGCCCCGGTGCGGGTCGTACGACCATCCGTCGCCGCGCCGGTAGACGCCCCCGCCCCAGCCCGCGCCGCCCTGCGCGCCGCGCCACTTGGTGGCGGCGAGCACGGCGGCCCGCGCGAGCTTGGCCCCGGCGGGGGTGCTGAGCCGGTGCGACAGCGGGCGGTGCTCGCGCAGCGCCCACAGGACGACGATCCAGGCGGCGGCGCCCCGGTAGACCTGGCCGGCGTCGCCGACGACGGTGATCTCGTCGAGGGTGGCGCGGTGGTCGAGCCCGGGGAAGCGGGCGCGGGCCTCGGCGGAGGCCGCCGGGACGAACTCCAGCGGCACGAGCTGCGGCTGCCGGCTCAGCCGGGCGCGCAGGAAGCGGCACAGGGAGCACTCGGCGTCGTAGAGGACGGTGAGCCGGCGGACCGGGACGCGGCGGGCGTCCCGGTCGGCGGCGGCCTGTTCGGCCTGTTCGGCGGTCATCGTGCTCAGGCCCCGGCCGGAGGCGCGGCAGGCGCCGCCCAGCCCTGCGGGGCGACCGGCGGGATCTGCTCCCGCTCCATGATCCCGCGCCGCCGGATCCGGTTGAGCACGTACACGTTGCCCAGGTGCATCGCGCCGAGCACCAGCAGCACCACGCCCACCTTGGTCGACAGGGCCTCGAAGATGCCGCGCGTGTCCTCGATGGTGGCGTCGCCGCTGAGGTAGAGGGCGACGAAACCGAGGTTGACGAGGTAGAAGCCGACCACCAGGAGGTGGTTGACGGCGTCGGCGAGCTTCTCGTTCCCCTGGAGCACATCGGCGAGGAAGACCCGCCCGTTGCGACTGAGAGTCCGGGCCACCCAGACGGTCAGACCGACGCTGACGACCAGGTAGACGACGTAGGCGATGACCGTACGATCCATGTTCCCCACCTTTGCTCACCTCTGTTTGAACGCGTTCAAAACGCTGTCAGGACTGACTGTAGACCTGTTTTTGAACACGTTCAACCGGCTTGATGGGTGAGAGTACGCCAGAGGGCCCCGTCTCCACTCGGAGACGGGGCCCTCTGGCGTACCGGAGACGACGGGGTCAGAAGCGGCGGGTGATCAGGGCTCGCTTCACTTCCTGGATCGCCTTCGTGACCTCGATGCCGCGCGGGCAGGCGTCCGTGCAGTTGAACGTGGTGCGGCAGCGCCAGACGCCGTCCTTGTCGTTCAGGATCTCCAGGCGCTGCTCGCCCGCGTCGTCACGCGAGTCGAAGATGAAGCGGTGGGCGTTCACGATCGCGGCCGGGCCGAAGTACTGGCCGTCGTTCCAGAAGACCGGGCACGAGGACGTGCAGGCCGCGCAGAGGATGCACTTCGTCGTGTCGTCGAAGCGCTCGCGGTCCTCCGCCGTCTGGAGACGTTCCCGGGTCGGCTCGTTCGTGTCCTTCGTGATGAGGAAGGGCATGACGTCGCGGTACGCCTGGAAGAACGGGTCCATGTCGACGACCAGGTCCTTCAGGACCGTCAGGCCCTTGATGGGCTCGACCGTGATCGGCTTCTCGGGGTTGAGGTCCTTGATCAGCGTCTTGCACGCGAGGCGGTTCTTGCCGTTGATCCGCATCGCGTCCGACCCGCAGATGCCGTGCGCGCAGGAACGGCGGAAGGTCAGCGTGCCGTCGAGGTCCCACTTGATCTTGTGGAGGCCGTCGAGGACGCGCTCCTTGGGGTCGATCTCCAGGTGGAAGTCTTCCCAGACCGCCTCCGCCGAGACCTCCGGGTTGAACCGGCGGATCCGGAAGGCGACGGTGATGTACGGGGAGGCCGCGGCCTCCGCCTCGACCTTGTCCAGAACGGGGGTTGCCATCAGTACTTACGCTCCATCGGCTGGTAGCGGGTCTGGACGACCGGCTTGTAGTCGAGACGGATGGAATCCGTCCCGTCGGCGCCGACCTCGCGGTACGCCATCGTGTGGCGCATGAAGTTGACGTCGTCGCGGTTGGGGTAGTCCTCGCGGTAGTGACCGCCGCGGGACTCCTTGCGGGCCAGCGCCGACACGGCCATGACCTCGGCCAGGTCGAGCAGGTTGCCCAGTTCGACGGCCTCCAGCAGGTCCGTGTTGAACCGCCTGCCCTTGTCCTGGATCGAGACGTTCCGGTAGCGCTCGCGCAGTTCGGCGATCTTCTCGACGGCCGTCTTGATCGTCTGCTCGGTGCGGAACACCATGACGTTCGCGTCCATGGTCTCCTGCAGCTCGCGCCGCAGCTCCGCCACCCGCTCGGTGCCGGTGGCCGACCGCAGGTTCTCCACCTGGTCGATCACCTGCTGCGCGGGCTCCTCCGGCAGCTCGACGTACGCCGCCTTCTGGGAGTACTCGGCGGCGGCGATGCCCGCACGCTTGCCGAACACGTTGATGTCCAGAAGGCTGTTCGTGCCCAGCCGGTTGGCGCCGTGCACCGACACGCACGCGACCTCGCCGGCCGCGTACAGGCCCGGGACGACCGTGGTGTTGTCGAGCAGCACCTCACCCTGGACGTTCGTCGGGATGCCGCCCATCGCGTAGTGCGCGGTGGGCTGGATCGGGATCGGGTCCGTGTACGGCTCGATGCCCAGGTACGTGCGCGCGAACTCGGTGATGTCGGGCAGCTTGGCGTCCAACTGCTCCGGCGGGAGGTGCGTCAGGTCCAGGTAGACGTGGTCGCCCTCCGGGCCGCAGCCACGGCCCTCGCGGATCTCCGTGTAGATCGACCGGGACACGACGTCACGCGACGCGAGGTCCTTCATCACCGGCGCGTACTTCTCCATGAAGCGCTCGCCGTCCTTGTTGCGGAGGATGCCGCCCTCACCGCGGGCGCCCTCCGTCAGCAGGATGCCCATGCGCCAGATGCCGGTCGGGTGGAACTGGAAGAACTCCATGTCCTCCAGCGGCAGCCCGCGCCGGTACACGGCCGCCTGGCCGTCACCGGTCAGCGTGTGCGCGTTCGACGTCACCTTGAAGAACTTGCCGGTGCCGCCGGACGCGTAGATCACGGCCTTCGCCTGGAAGACGTGGATCTCGCCGGTGGCCAGCTCGTACGCGACGACGCCCGCCGACCGCTTGACGCCGTCGACCTCGGTGATCAGCTGGTCGAGGACGTAGAACTCGTTGAAGAACTCCACGCCCTCCTTCACGCAGTTCTGGTACAGCGTCTGGAGGATCATGTGACCGGTGCGGTCGGCCGCGTAGCAGGACCGGCGGACCGGGGCCTCGCCGTGGTTGCGGCTGTGCCCGCCGAACCGGCGCTGGTCGATCGTCCCGTCGGGCGTCCGGTTGAACGGCAGGCCCATCTTCTCCAGGTCGAGGACCGAGTCGATGGCCTCCTTCGCCAGGATCTCGGCGGCGTCCTGGTCGACCAGGTAGTCGCCGCCCTTGATCGTGTCGAAGGTGTGCCACTCCCAGTTGTCCTCCTCCACGTTGGCGAGCGCGGCGGCCATGCCGCCCTGCGCGGCGCCCGTGTGGGAGCGGGTGGGGTAGAGCTTGGTCAGCACGGCGGTGCGGCTGCGCTTCGTCGACTCGATCGCCGCGCGCATACCGGCGCCGCCCGCGCCGACGATGACGGTGTCGTACTTGTGGATCTTCATGAGTGGCTCTCTCAGTCCCTCGGTCCCGTGCGCCTAGCGGATGTTCGGGTCGAAGGTGAAGATCACCAGCGTGCCCAGCAGGATGGTGAACACCGTGGCGGTGTAGAGCAGGCCCTTCAGCCACAGCCGGGTGTTCGCGCGCTCCGCGTAGTCGTTGATGACCGTGCGCAGGCCGTTCGCCCCGTGCAGCATCGCGAGCCACAGCATCAGCAGGTCCCAGACCTGCCAGAACGGGGACGCCCAGCGGCCGGCCACGAAGGCGAAGCCGATCTTCGAGACGCCGCCGTCCAGCACGAGCTGGATCAGCAGGTGGCCCAGGACCAGCACGACCAGCACGACGCCGGACAGCCGCATGAACAGCCACGCGGCCATCTCGAAGTTGCCCCGGGTGGACTTGGGGGTCTTCTTGGTGCGCTGGCGGGGGGCCTCGATGAGGGGCGCCGGGTTGTCCACGCCGTAGAGCGAGCCGCCCTCGACGGGGCCGATGCCGGCAGCGGTGGTTTCAGTGGTGGCCATCGGTGTCAGCTCCCGAGCAGTTCACGAGCGGCGTGCCCGAGGACGGGGTAGATGGCCCCGAGCATCAGCACGAGCCACAGGCCCACGACGCTCCAGAGCATCTGCTTCTGGTAGCGCGGGCCCTTCGACCAGAAGTCGACGGCGATGACGCGCAGACCGTTGAGCGCGTGGAAGAGGATGGCGGCGACGAGGCCGTACTCCAGCAGCGCGACGATCGGGGTCTTGTAGGTGGCTACGACCTTGTCGTAGTCCTCGGGGGAGACACGCACGAGCGCGGTGTCCAGCACGTGAACGAACAGGAAGAAGAAGATGAGGACGCCGGTGACTCGATGAGCCACCCAGGACCACATTCCTTCCCGGCCGCGGTACAGCGTTCCAGCCGGCACGGAAGCCCTCCGGGAGCGGGGATTGGGGCCGCCGGCTTGTGCTGTCGGTCGGGCCCGGCCGGGTACGGTCCACCGGCCCCCAGCATCGTAGCGAGGCGCTGGCGCTGGGCTTACGCCGGGCCTACCCGTGTGATCAAAGTGGCACGCGTATGGGTGAGTGTTGCGGCATCTGGGGTGGTTTGTCCTGTTTGTGTGCCGAATGTGGGCCCGGTGGGGGCTGGTCGCGCCCCGCGGCGGAGCCGCAAACGTCACAGCCCCGCGCCCCTTTAGAGGAGCTGCAGTAGCCGTTGCCTTGCCAGGCGGCGTAGCTCTTCTGCCGCTACCACCCGTTCGTCCTCGGGATCGTTTGTCAATCGTGATCGGATGGCTCCGAGGATGTGGTCCAGGGATTCGGGTGCGGGGACGGCGTCGAGGCAGATGACGAAGGTGTGGCCGAATCTGGCCTCGTAGGCCGCCTGGGCCGCGCTCAACGCCATGTGGGCCGCGCCGTACGCGTCCGGCGGGAGGGGCGGGAGGGTCTCGCCGGCCAGGGCCTCTGCCAGGTCGCCCGAGGTCAGGTCGTACGCGGCCTCGTCCGACGCGGCCAGGAGGGCGTCGAGGGTCGGGTACGGGCGGTGGTCGGCGATGCGGCGCGCCCAGCGGAGGCTGCGGAGGCAGGTGAGGAGGGTGTGGTGGGCCTCTTCGGCGGGGGCGGTGTTGAAGCCGTCCAGCGGGGGTGTGGGTGAGGTCAGCGGGGGTGTGGGTGAGGTCCGGGTCTGCGCCGGTATGGCGAGGCGGCCGGAGAGGTGGGAGAGGCGGTGCGCAGGCAGCGTGGATCCTCGCGTCACGTGTGGTGTGGCTGGGGATGCAGTGGGTGCAAGTGGATGCAGTGAAGGATGTGGTGCCAACGTTATCGAGAGCGGTCAGTACGTGTCCGACCAGTGCCCGAATTTCACTCGAACGAGAGTGTTTCGGAATGTGTCGTGGACACCAACGTGGGGATTTCGGCGCGCCGGGGGCCGGTGAGGGTCGTACGGTTGGCCGAGTGAGCAGGCACAGGCATCGGCGCCGGACGCCGCAGAGGAAGCCGCAGCAGAAGGTGGTGCTGCGGGCGCTGACGGCGGGCGGGCTGGTCGCCGCGCTCGGGGTCGGAATGGGGCTGTGGGCCTCGTCGGGCGACGACGGCGGCGGCGACGGGACGCCGGCCGGGTCGGCCGCCTCCCAGCAGGCCGCCGGGACCTCCGCCGCCGACGACACCCCGGCGTCCGCCGCCG
The Streptomyces sp. NBC_01485 genome window above contains:
- a CDS encoding TetR family transcriptional regulator; the protein is MPANNNGPAEAEPPTHETHETHELQESPGGAPASKSEQTRALILETAMRLFQERGYDKTTMRAIAQEAGVSVGNAYYYFAGKEHLIQGFYDRLAAEHREAVRGILARETSLEARLAGVLRTWLDVATPYHEFAVQFFKTAADPDSPLSPFSTESEHARVEAIAVHKEVLAGSKAKVPEELREVLPELMWLSQMGLVMYWIYDRTEGRERSYRLAGRGARLTARGVALARFRVLRPLVLEVHDLFTDFLPGMTNALPDPRKKAAKKAATTPTTPPASPPATPPASSRT
- a CDS encoding thiol-disulfide oxidoreductase DCC family protein — translated: MTAEQAEQAAADRDARRVPVRRLTVLYDAECSLCRFLRARLSRQPQLVPLEFVPAASAEARARFPGLDHRATLDEITVVGDAGQVYRGAAAWIVVLWALREHRPLSHRLSTPAGAKLARAAVLAATKWRGAQGGAGWGGGVYRRGDGWSYDPHRGWSYAPPTCADGACSTR
- a CDS encoding succinate dehydrogenase iron-sulfur subunit, which translates into the protein MATPVLDKVEAEAAASPYITVAFRIRRFNPEVSAEAVWEDFHLEIDPKERVLDGLHKIKWDLDGTLTFRRSCAHGICGSDAMRINGKNRLACKTLIKDLNPEKPITVEPIKGLTVLKDLVVDMDPFFQAYRDVMPFLITKDTNEPTRERLQTAEDRERFDDTTKCILCAACTSSCPVFWNDGQYFGPAAIVNAHRFIFDSRDDAGEQRLEILNDKDGVWRCRTTFNCTDACPRGIEVTKAIQEVKRALITRRF
- the sdhA gene encoding succinate dehydrogenase flavoprotein subunit, coding for MKIHKYDTVIVGAGGAGMRAAIESTKRSRTAVLTKLYPTRSHTGAAQGGMAAALANVEEDNWEWHTFDTIKGGDYLVDQDAAEILAKEAIDSVLDLEKMGLPFNRTPDGTIDQRRFGGHSRNHGEAPVRRSCYAADRTGHMILQTLYQNCVKEGVEFFNEFYVLDQLITEVDGVKRSAGVVAYELATGEIHVFQAKAVIYASGGTGKFFKVTSNAHTLTGDGQAAVYRRGLPLEDMEFFQFHPTGIWRMGILLTEGARGEGGILRNKDGERFMEKYAPVMKDLASRDVVSRSIYTEIREGRGCGPEGDHVYLDLTHLPPEQLDAKLPDITEFARTYLGIEPYTDPIPIQPTAHYAMGGIPTNVQGEVLLDNTTVVPGLYAAGEVACVSVHGANRLGTNSLLDINVFGKRAGIAAAEYSQKAAYVELPEEPAQQVIDQVENLRSATGTERVAELRRELQETMDANVMVFRTEQTIKTAVEKIAELRERYRNVSIQDKGRRFNTDLLEAVELGNLLDLAEVMAVSALARKESRGGHYREDYPNRDDVNFMRHTMAYREVGADGTDSIRLDYKPVVQTRYQPMERKY
- a CDS encoding succinate dehydrogenase hydrophobic membrane anchor subunit codes for the protein MATTETTAAGIGPVEGGSLYGVDNPAPLIEAPRQRTKKTPKSTRGNFEMAAWLFMRLSGVVLVVLVLGHLLIQLVLDGGVSKIGFAFVAGRWASPFWQVWDLLMLWLAMLHGANGLRTVINDYAERANTRLWLKGLLYTATVFTILLGTLVIFTFDPNIR
- the sdhC gene encoding succinate dehydrogenase, cytochrome b556 subunit, which produces MTFAAPPRGATSPHRAHIRHTNRTNHPRCRNTHPYACHFDHTGRPGVSPAPAPRYDAGGRWTVPGRARPTAQAGGPNPRSRRASVPAGTLYRGREGMWSWVAHRVTGVLIFFFLFVHVLDTALVRVSPEDYDKVVATYKTPIVALLEYGLVAAILFHALNGLRVIAVDFWSKGPRYQKQMLWSVVGLWLVLMLGAIYPVLGHAARELLGS
- a CDS encoding 2-oxo-4-hydroxy-4-carboxy-5-ureidoimidazoline decarboxylase, yielding MTRGSTLPAHRLSHLSGRLAIPAQTRTSPTPPLTSPTPPLDGFNTAPAEEAHHTLLTCLRSLRWARRIADHRPYPTLDALLAASDEAAYDLTSGDLAEALAGETLPPLPPDAYGAAHMALSAAQAAYEARFGHTFVICLDAVPAPESLDHILGAIRSRLTNDPEDERVVAAEELRRLARQRLLQLL